A single Cyprinus carpio isolate SPL01 chromosome A6, ASM1834038v1, whole genome shotgun sequence DNA region contains:
- the LOC109091114 gene encoding protein-arginine deiminase type-2-like, translating to MVPRRSFTIDTEKTTRTIYVLGTELTVNLNRNAPPQSKFFSIKCSPNVHYKITPQARDRNADSYPLTPNAVLIVTMDAVSKTANDSKLSVRYFGEKTEALGDALLHLTAVEISLDVDADRDGIVEKNNPNKGSWKWGPNGHGAILLVNCDSETTNKKTLDSEVEEIRKVSDLQDMSKMILHTNGPAELPEGYKLTMHISQTTSENVRVFRPRTNAPKDNVWKNKLLKLFLKDYIMVVGTDMLTQKVPYLGGKTELEFFVEGLRFPDKDFDGLITINLSLLEPCGKGFPETPVFTDKVVFHISPWIMTPNTLKPVEVYVCSTDDNHSFLKSIRNLVEKCGYKLKICYEYMNRGDRWMQDELEFGYIDSPHHQFPVVLDSPRDGDLQDFPYESILGPDFGYVTRHALNEEVSSLDSFGNLEVSPPVTVNGKSYPLGRIIIGVAFPTATSGRNMTQVVQDFLWAQKVQAPIALYSDWLVVGHVDEFMTFVPAPDRKKFRLLLASPDAGYKVFKSLQNNGHGNAEMFPGLPEAISVNEILSDKKLQAGNRYVQNCIDWNRDVLKKELGLDDEDIIDLPILFQVLEEKKGARAVAYYPDMVNMIVLGDQLGIPKPFGPKVNGRCALETEVRSLLEPLGLKCTFIDDFAPYHKLLGEVHCGSNVLREASPFKWWNLEL from the exons ATGGTGCCCCGACGATCATTTACAATCGACACTGAGAAAACAACAAGGACGATATATGTGCTCGGAACGGAGTTGACGGTGAATTTAAACAG GAATGCCCCACCGCAGTCCAAATTCTTCTCGATAAAATGCAGCCCAAACGTGCATTACAAGATCACTCCCCAAGCCAGGGACAGGAACGCGGATTCGTACCCTCTCACCCCAAACGCTGTCCTCATCGTCACCATGGACGCAGTCAGCAAGACTGCAAACGACAGCAAG TTATCTGTGAGGTACTTTGGAGAGAAAACAGAGGCTCTCGGGGATGCCCTGCTGCATCTAACAGCTGTTG AGATATCTCTGGACGTAGATGCTGACCGAGATGGCATTGTTGAGAAAAACAATCCAAACAAG GGATCGTGGAAGTGGGGTCCTAATGGCCACGGTGCAATCCTGCTGGTCAACTGTGACTCAGAGACCACAAACAAGAAGACACTGGACAGTGAGGTTGAGGAGATCCGTAAAGTCTCGG ATTTGCAGGACATGTCCAAGATGATCCTGCACACCAACGGTCCCGCTGAACTTCCTGAAGGCTATAAACTGACCATGCACATCTCACAGACAACTTCAGAGAATGTGAGAGTCTTTAGACCTCGCACAAATGCACCGAAAGACAATGTGTGGA AGAATAAACTCCTGAAGTTGTTCCTGAAAGATTATATCATGGTGGTGGGAACCGACATGCTGACACAGAAAGTGCCCTATCTAGGAGGCAAAACTGAACTGGAATTCTTTGTTGAGGGTCTTCGCTTCCCTGATAAAGACTTTGATGGGCTCATCACCATCAACCTCAGTCTACTAGAGCCCTGTGGCAAG GGTTTCCCTGAAACTCCAGTCTTTACTGATAAGGTGGTATTTCATATTTCTCCCTGGATCATGACCCCAAACACGCTCAAACCTGTGGAGGTGTATGTGTGCAG CACAGATGATAATCACTCGTTCCTGAAGAGCATAAGGAACCTGGTGGAAAAGTGTGGCTACAAACTGAAAATATGTTATGAGTACATGAACCGAGGTGACCGCTGGATGCAG GATGAGCTTGAGTTTGGTTACATTGACTCTCCCCATCATCAGTTCCCTGTTGTACTGGACTCTCCTCGTGATGGAGACCTTCAGGATTTCCCCTACGAGTCCATTCTG GGGCCAGACTTTGGGTATGTGACACGGCATGCTTTGAATGAGGAGGTGAGCAGTCTGGACTCCTTTGGAAACCTGGAAGTTAGTCCACCAGTCACAGTGAACGGGAAAAGTTACCCACTTGGCAGAATCATCATTGGAGTGGCGTTCCCTAC TGCAACAAGTGGCCGCAACATGACCCAAGTCGTCCAGGACTTCCTGTGGGCACAGAAGGTTCAAGCGCCAATAGCGCTGTACTCTGATTGGCTGGTTGTGGGTCATGTGGATGAGTTTATGACCTTTGTTCCAGCCCCTGACCGAAAG AAATTCAGGCTGCTGTTGGCTAGCCCTGACGCCGGATACAAAGTTTTCAAAAGCTTACAAAACAACGGACATGGAAACGCAGAAATGTTTCCGG GTTTGCCAGAGGCCATCTCTGTAAATGAGATCCTGAGCGACAAAAAGCTACAGGCTGGAAACAGATACGTGCAG AACTGTATTGACTGGAACAGGGATGTGCTGAAGAAAGAGCTGGGGTTGGATGATGAGGACATCATTGATTTGCCCATCCTGTTTCAAGTGTTAGAAGAGAAAAAGGGCGCCAGGGCAGTGGCTTACTATCCCGACATG GTGAACATGATCGTGTTGGGGGATCAGCTGGGCATCCCAAAACCGTTTGGGCCGAAGGTGAATGGCAGGTGTGCTCTGGAGACAGAGGTGCGTTCTCTTCTGGAGCCTCTGGGCCTCAAATGTACCTTCATTGATGACTTTGCTCCGTACCACAAACTGCTGGGTGAAGTTCACTGCGGTTCCAACGTTCTTCGAGAGGCGTCCCCTTTCAAATGGTGGAACCTAGAGCTGTGA